The Blastocatellia bacterium genome contains the following window.
CCCGAGCGCGAATCCCGATGGGATTGACATCGTCGCTTCATGGTATCGGCGCACGCTCGGAACGCCGTATGAGGGGACGGCGCCGCCGGAGTTGTATCATCCTTACACCGGACACGACAACAATCGCGATTGGTTCATGCTCACGCAGGTCGAGACGCAAGCGATCACTCGCGCGCTCTATCGAGAGTGGTTTCCGCAAATTCTCTACGATGTGCATCAGATGGGGTCGACCGGCGCGCGCATGTTCGTGCCCCCGTTCTACGATCCGCCCAATCCGAATATTGATCCGATCCTGCTGCGCAGCGTGGCGGTGATCGGCTATCACATGGCGTGGGCGTTGACGGCAGCGGGATTTCGCGGCGTGGTGACCAGCGCGCAATACGACACGTGGTGGGCCGGTGGGTTGCGCACGATGCCGTACTATCACAACATGGTGGGGATTTTGACGGAAGCGGCGAGCGCGCGTCTGATGACGCCGATCACGCTCACGCGCGAACAGTTACGCGGAGCGACGCGCGGCTTGTCGAACCCCTTAGAGCGAACGACGAATTTCCCCGATCCGTGGCCGGGGGGCGTCTGGCGGCCGATGGACATCTTGCAAATGGAACTGGTGGCCGCGCGCGCGCTGCTACAAGTGGCGGCGCGCTATCGCGAGGAGTTTCTGCGCAATTTCTATCAGTTGGGGAAGCGCGCGATCGAGCGGGGGCGGACCGAAGAGCCTTTCGCTTACATCATCCCACCCGATCAGTGGGATCCGCCGACGGCTGCGCATATGGTGAACGTCCTGATGGCGCAGGGGGTCGAAGTCCATCGGGCGACGGAGCGATTTATGGCCGATGGGGTGGAATATCCGGCCGGCAGTTTCGTCCTGCTTCTGGCGCAACCCCTTCGCGCGCTGGTGAAGACGCTCTTGGAGATTCAGCGCTATCCGGAGCGGCGACTCTATCCGGGCGGGCCGCCCGAGCGTCCCTATGATGTCGCCGGATGGACGCTCCCGTTGCAAATGGGCGTGCGCGTTGTCGAAGTTGCGCGCCCCTTCGAGGCGCGGTTGCAGAAAGTCACCGAGGCCGTTTCACTCATCGGCCGCGTGAGCGAACCACGCGATCTGAGCCCGCGCAGGACGCAAGAGGTCGTGTGGCTCCTGGAGCCGAAGGCGAATCGCGCGTTCTCGGCCGTGAATGAACTTCTGACCTCCGGTCTCTTCCGCGTGAGTCGCCTTCCGCGTCCGATGACAATCGAGGGGCAGAGCTATCCGGCTGGAACTTTCGTCCTTCGCGTTGCCGATGGAGCGCGACCATCGGGCCCGACCACGCGGCAGACATTGGAGGAGATCGCGCGTCGGCACGGAGTGGAGATTCGCGCCGTGACGCAACGAGTGTCGGAGCTTGTGCCTCTGGAACAGCGGCGCGTTGGCCTCTACCGCAGTTGGGTGCCTTCGATGGACGAAGGATGGACGCGCTGGGTCCTCGAACAGTTCGGCTTCTCTTACACGACGCTGCGCGATCGTGACATCCGCGCGGGCGATTTGCGCGCTCGCTTCGACGTCATCATCCTGCCGAGCGATTCCCCGCGCGAGATCCGAGATGGACATCGCCCGGGCTCCTATCCTCCCGAATACACGGGGGGAATTGGGAAAGAGGGCGTAGAGCAATTGAAGGCCTTCGTCCAGAATGGAGGCGTGCTGCTCGCCTTGGGAGAATCGTCCGATCTCCTCATCGAGGAGTTCGGACTCCCGGTGCGCAACGTCTTGCGCGGTCTCTCGCCCAACGAGTACTTCTGTCCCGGGTCCATTTTACGCGTGACGATGAATCCCGATCATCCCGTGGCCTATGGTCTGCCGGTCGAGACGGATGTTTATGTGGTGGGGGGATTCGCATTTGAAGTGAGCGGGAATGCCGAGAACGCCTCGGCGCCGGAGATCGTCGCGCGATATGCCGAGGATCCATTGCGCAGCGGATATTTGCTCGGGCGCGAGAAGATCGCCGGACGCGCGGCACTGCTTGATGTGCCTTATGGACATGGACGCGTGATCCTGGTTGGATTCCGTCCGCAGCATCGCGGACAGAGTTGGGGCACGTTCAAAGTGCTCTTCAATGCCCTCTTGCTCGGTCCGCGCTCATCCGAGAAGCGATGAGCGGAAGCCCGGAGCCCACCGACGCAGCTCCGGGCGATGCTCAACGCCCTGGTCGAATCGTCGGATAGCGAATGCCGAGTTGATCGAGATAGGTGTCGTACTTCTCGGGGTTGAAGCGGAAGCGCTCGAGCAGCGGCCGAAATCGCTCCATCTTCTCTCGATTGAGATGAATCGGAGGCGGCGTCCCTTCGGGAATGAGCGAGACCCATGATTGCTCTTTCGTCTGCTCGCGGAAGTAAGCCCACGCGGCTTGCACCAGCTCCGGTTGCATGAGGAAGTCCAGCGCAGTGAGGGCGATGGCCTTGGCGCCCGCGGTTGCTCCCTTGTGCGCGATGGGCGTGGCCATACTCACGGCATTCGCCCAATGATGGCCTGGAAGACCGGGGATGTTTCCTGGGAAGCGCAGGTAGACCGTCGGCACGTTCCAGGAGATCTCGCCGATGTCGTCCGATCCCGCGCGCATCACATCGCCGCCGGCTTCGAGCCGACCGACTTCGGTGCGAAGACCAATGGGATCGGCGCCAATCTCTTTCTGCAAGGCCTTCGCCAGCATCTGATCGGCTTCGCTCCAAGCGGGCATGCCCACGCGTTCGATGTTCTTCTGCAGCACCTCGGCCACGACTTTATTGAAGTGCGTGGGCCAGGTAGCCGCGAGGATTCGTTCGGTGACCTCCGTATCGGTCATCAACGCGGCCGCTCGGGCGATTCGCTGTCCGATCTCGTGCAGGTGTTTGATGCGCGCGTAGTCTGTCTCGCGGAAGTAGTACCACACGGTCGCGCGATCAGGGACGACGTTGGGTTGGTCCCCTCCTTCCACGATGACGTAATGCGACCGATGCTGCGGGCGGAGGTGCTCGCGTCGGAAATTCCACGCGACGTTCATCAACTCGACGGCATCTAGGGCGCTGCGCCCGCGCCAAGGCGCTCCCGCACTATGCGCCGCTTCCCCGCGAAAAGTGAACTGCGTCGAGACCAAACCCGTATTGGTCACCCCATAGGCTGTGCTGAAGCCATCGCTGATGTGCGCACCGAGGACGATGTCCACATCTTTGAAGAGGCCCGCGCGCACGAAGTAATTCTTGCTCCCGAGCAGCTCCTCGGCGACGCCGGGATAGAGTCGAAGCGTTCCCGCGAGCTGATGCCGCTCCATGAGCGATTTGAGGGCAAGAGCGGCTGTGACGATCACCGCTTGTCCCGCATTATGTCCCTCGCCATGTCCTGGCGCCCCTTCGACGATCGGATCGTGATAGGCGACGCCGGGCTTTTGCGAGGCACCGGGGATGGCGTCAATGTCGGCGATGAAGCCGATCACTGGACGACCCCGCCCCCAACTAGCCACCCACGCCGTTGGAATGCCCGCGACGCCACGCTCGACGCGGAAGCCTTCTCGCTCCAAGATCTCGGTCACGTATCGCGAGGTCTCGAATTCTTGAAAGCCCAATTCGGCAAAGCTGAAGATCATGTCGACCATGACTTGCGTGAGCTTGCGCATGCCTTCGACCGTCGCGAGTAGTTCTTGCTTGTATGCCTCGATCTGGGCGGGCGAGGCGCTCCCGCGCTGGATGGCTCGAAGGTCCATCCGAGCGTCTCCCGGCCACAGACTCGCAACGCCTATCGAGAGGACGAGGATGCGTTTCACCCACGTCTTCGGCATCATGTTCTCCCTCCCTCTGCTGTGGTGATGACGGCGGGATTGTAGGAGGAAGCGCCTCGGCGCTGTCAAGAGCGCTTGCCTCAGCGATGGCGAGCGAGGAAGAATATGTCGCCATGATCTCACTCGCGGGAGGAACATACAATGAGGAAACGGCATGTCGCCTTCAGCGTCTGGATGAGCGTGTGGATCCTGGGCTTCATCCTCTTTCCTGTTCGGGGGACCAGGGCACAGGAGCCCGCGCCATCCTCGAAGAAGCCAGCCCCTCAAGAATCGGTCTCGCTTGGACGCGTTCGACCGCTCATGGTCAAGCGCGTGGGCGTGGACGTGGAGAACCTCTGGTATCTCTCTTTGCACGATGCCATCCTGAAGGCGTTGGAGAACAACACCGAAATCCAGGTGCAGCGCACTGGGGTTCAGGTGAGCGAATTTGCGCTTCGTGCCGCTCAAGGCGCATATGATCCCGTCGTTTCGATCGGCGCGCCGCCTCCAGCGGCGGCCGCAGCCGCCGGAGGTTTCATCGGGGGCGCCGCGACACAGGGCTTCGGCTTCGAGTCGCGTTCGACGCCCGTGGCTTCGCGCTTGCAGGCCGGGCGCGATGCCAATGCCCTGCGAAGTCGAACATTCACCTACAACG
Protein-coding sequences here:
- a CDS encoding M14 family zinc carboxypeptidase, producing the protein MRRLHVLFVIVGLVLGTIVVPAQEVVPSPASILGFQPGEDRQVADWTQITDYFRRLDEASARVRVLEIGRSTQNRPILMAVITSPENMAHLDRYREIARRLADPRTIADEAEAERLIAEGRVIVAITCSIHSTEIVGSQMAMELAYRLASDASPETREILDRTIVLLFPSANPDGIDIVASWYRRTLGTPYEGTAPPELYHPYTGHDNNRDWFMLTQVETQAITRALYREWFPQILYDVHQMGSTGARMFVPPFYDPPNPNIDPILLRSVAVIGYHMAWALTAAGFRGVVTSAQYDTWWAGGLRTMPYYHNMVGILTEAASARLMTPITLTREQLRGATRGLSNPLERTTNFPDPWPGGVWRPMDILQMELVAARALLQVAARYREEFLRNFYQLGKRAIERGRTEEPFAYIIPPDQWDPPTAAHMVNVLMAQGVEVHRATERFMADGVEYPAGSFVLLLAQPLRALVKTLLEIQRYPERRLYPGGPPERPYDVAGWTLPLQMGVRVVEVARPFEARLQKVTEAVSLIGRVSEPRDLSPRRTQEVVWLLEPKANRAFSAVNELLTSGLFRVSRLPRPMTIEGQSYPAGTFVLRVADGARPSGPTTRQTLEEIARRHGVEIRAVTQRVSELVPLEQRRVGLYRSWVPSMDEGWTRWVLEQFGFSYTTLRDRDIRAGDLRARFDVIILPSDSPREIRDGHRPGSYPPEYTGGIGKEGVEQLKAFVQNGGVLLALGESSDLLIEEFGLPVRNVLRGLSPNEYFCPGSILRVTMNPDHPVAYGLPVETDVYVVGGFAFEVSGNAENASAPEIVARYAEDPLRSGYLLGREKIAGRAALLDVPYGHGRVILVGFRPQHRGQSWGTFKVLFNALLLGPRSSEKR
- a CDS encoding amidohydrolase is translated as MMPKTWVKRILVLSIGVASLWPGDARMDLRAIQRGSASPAQIEAYKQELLATVEGMRKLTQVMVDMIFSFAELGFQEFETSRYVTEILEREGFRVERGVAGIPTAWVASWGRGRPVIGFIADIDAIPGASQKPGVAYHDPIVEGAPGHGEGHNAGQAVIVTAALALKSLMERHQLAGTLRLYPGVAEELLGSKNYFVRAGLFKDVDIVLGAHISDGFSTAYGVTNTGLVSTQFTFRGEAAHSAGAPWRGRSALDAVELMNVAWNFRREHLRPQHRSHYVIVEGGDQPNVVPDRATVWYYFRETDYARIKHLHEIGQRIARAAALMTDTEVTERILAATWPTHFNKVVAEVLQKNIERVGMPAWSEADQMLAKALQKEIGADPIGLRTEVGRLEAGGDVMRAGSDDIGEISWNVPTVYLRFPGNIPGLPGHHWANAVSMATPIAHKGATAGAKAIALTALDFLMQPELVQAAWAYFREQTKEQSWVSLIPEGTPPPIHLNREKMERFRPLLERFRFNPEKYDTYLDQLGIRYPTIRPGR